From the genome of Streptomyces sp. NBC_01341, one region includes:
- a CDS encoding cobalamin biosynthesis protein: MRADRIFAYGAAAGLIGDLLLGDPRRGHPVAAFGRAAAGAETRLWRDHRGWGALHTLVCAGGATAAAALAARAVRNRPAAAVALTAAATWSVVGGTSLGREARAIGGALEAGDVELARERLPHLCGRDPQALDGPQIARAVVESVAENTSDAVVGALVWGAFGGVPGLIGFRAVNTLDAMVGHKSPRYRRYGWASARLDDLAGWPGARLTAALAVAAGGRPREAVRAWRSDAGQHPSPNAGPVEAAFAGALGVRLGGTLAYGGRVEHRPVLNGEAGRDVRVADIERAVRLSRRVSVLALGVCAAGRLARGRRGR, translated from the coding sequence GTGCGAGCCGACCGCATCTTCGCGTACGGCGCCGCCGCCGGGCTGATCGGCGACCTGCTGCTCGGTGACCCCCGGCGCGGCCATCCCGTCGCAGCCTTCGGGCGGGCCGCCGCCGGCGCCGAGACCCGGCTGTGGCGCGACCACCGGGGCTGGGGGGCCCTGCACACGCTCGTCTGCGCGGGCGGTGCCACGGCCGCCGCCGCGCTGGCGGCCCGCGCCGTACGGAACCGTCCCGCCGCCGCTGTGGCACTGACCGCCGCCGCCACCTGGTCCGTCGTCGGGGGTACGTCGCTGGGCCGCGAGGCCCGCGCCATCGGCGGAGCCCTGGAAGCCGGGGACGTCGAACTGGCCCGGGAGCGCCTGCCGCACCTGTGCGGCCGCGACCCGCAGGCGCTCGACGGGCCGCAGATCGCCAGGGCGGTCGTCGAGTCCGTCGCCGAGAACACCTCCGACGCCGTCGTGGGGGCCCTGGTGTGGGGCGCCTTCGGCGGGGTTCCCGGGCTGATCGGCTTCCGCGCGGTGAACACCCTCGACGCCATGGTGGGGCACAAGTCGCCCCGCTACCGGCGCTACGGCTGGGCGTCGGCCCGGCTCGACGACCTCGCGGGCTGGCCCGGGGCCCGGCTCACCGCCGCGCTCGCGGTGGCCGCCGGGGGCCGCCCGCGCGAGGCCGTCCGGGCCTGGCGCTCGGATGCCGGCCAGCACCCGAGCCCCAACGCCGGCCCGGTGGAGGCCGCGTTCGCGGGGGCCCTGGGCGTACGTCTGGGCGGGACCCTCGCCTACGGCGGACGGGTCGAGCACCGGCCCGTGCTCAACGGGGAGGCGGGCCGTGACGTGCGGGTCGCCGACATCGAACGCGCGGTGCGGCTGTCGCGCCGGGTGAGTGTGCTGGCCCTCGGCGTGTGCGCGGCGGGGCGGCTGGCCAGGGGACGGAGGGGCAGATGA
- a CDS encoding inorganic phosphate transporter yields MEHITLLLAIVIVTALVFDFTNGFHDTANAMATTISTGALKPKTAVAMSAVLNLVGAFLSVEVAKTISGGIVSEDGLRTEVIFAALVGAILWNLLTWLVGLPSSSSHALFGGLIGAAVMSAGWSSINGGTVVTKVLLPAVAAPLVAGIAALLATRLTYRLNRKVTDEAQLKSTAKGYRAGQIASAGLVSLAHGTNDAQKTMGIITLALVTGGVLSPGSNPPVWVIAAAGIAIALGTYLGGWRIIRTMGSGLTDLRPPQGFAAQTSAATVILASSHLGFSLSTTQSVSGAVMGAGLGRKGGVVRWSTATRMFVAWGLTLPAAGLVGAGAEFLTKQGPWGVAVVAVLLVAGSGAIWMLSRRKPVDHTNVNVTAEEPPGVVTTAIAAVSPPPVGAVVPELKTTIPAPDTQAEPARPATV; encoded by the coding sequence ATGGAACACATCACGCTGCTGCTCGCGATTGTGATCGTGACAGCTCTCGTGTTCGATTTCACGAACGGTTTCCACGACACCGCCAACGCGATGGCCACGACCATCTCGACCGGCGCCCTCAAGCCCAAGACAGCGGTGGCCATGTCCGCCGTTCTCAACCTCGTCGGCGCGTTCCTCTCGGTGGAGGTCGCCAAGACGATCTCCGGCGGGATCGTCAGCGAGGACGGCCTCAGAACCGAGGTCATCTTCGCCGCGCTCGTCGGCGCCATCCTGTGGAATCTGCTGACCTGGCTGGTCGGCCTGCCCTCGAGCTCCTCCCACGCACTCTTCGGCGGTCTCATCGGCGCCGCGGTGATGTCGGCCGGCTGGTCCTCGATCAACGGCGGCACAGTCGTGACGAAGGTCCTGCTGCCCGCGGTCGCCGCACCGCTCGTGGCGGGCATCGCCGCGCTGCTGGCGACCAGGCTGACGTACCGCCTCAACCGGAAGGTCACCGACGAGGCGCAGCTGAAGTCGACCGCCAAGGGCTACCGCGCCGGGCAGATCGCCTCCGCCGGTCTCGTCTCGCTCGCCCACGGCACCAACGACGCACAGAAGACCATGGGCATCATCACCCTGGCCCTGGTCACCGGTGGCGTCCTCTCCCCCGGCTCGAACCCGCCGGTCTGGGTCATCGCCGCCGCCGGCATCGCCATCGCCCTCGGCACCTACCTCGGCGGCTGGCGCATCATCCGCACCATGGGCAGCGGCCTGACCGACCTCCGGCCGCCGCAGGGCTTCGCCGCCCAGACCAGTGCGGCCACGGTCATCCTGGCCTCCTCGCACCTCGGCTTCTCCCTCTCCACCACGCAGTCCGTCTCCGGTGCGGTCATGGGCGCGGGTCTCGGACGCAAGGGGGGCGTGGTCCGCTGGTCCACCGCCACCCGGATGTTCGTCGCCTGGGGCCTGACGCTGCCGGCCGCCGGGCTGGTCGGCGCCGGCGCCGAGTTCCTGACCAAGCAGGGCCCGTGGGGTGTCGCCGTGGTGGCCGTCCTGCTCGTCGCCGGCTCCGGAGCGATCTGGATGCTGTCGCGCCGCAAGCCGGTCGACCACACCAACGTCAACGTGACCGCCGAGGAACCCCCCGGCGTCGTCACGACCGCCATCGCGGCCGTCAGCCCGCCGCCCGTCGGCGCGGTCGTCCCGGAGCTCAAGACCACCATCCCCGCCCCGGACACCCAGGCCGAACCGGCCCGGCCGGCCACGGTGTAA